The Vicia villosa cultivar HV-30 ecotype Madison, WI linkage group LG1, Vvil1.0, whole genome shotgun sequence genome includes a region encoding these proteins:
- the LOC131610201 gene encoding uncharacterized protein LOC131610201 produces the protein MAVSITLIVAIISLHLLAFVFAIGAERRRSLAKVVPDEYDDRSFCVYTTDASTVYGLAACSLILLSQAILYVVTRCLCCGKGLVSGCSTTCAVIFFVLSWLGFLGAEACLLAGSARNAYHTKYQGYFTKHDLSCATLRKGVFAAGAALTLFSMVVSILYYWAHSKADTGFWEKHQNEGIGLATQNHGPESDKP, from the exons ATGGCCGTTTCAATTACCCTCATAGTAGCCATCATTTCTCTCCATCTCTTAGCTTTCGTTTTCGCTATCGGCGCTGAACGACGTCGTAGTCTG GCTAAAGTGGTTCCCGATGAGTACGACGACCGATCTTTCTGTGTTTACACCACCGACGCTTCCACTGTCTACGGTCTCGCCGCCTGCTCTCTAATTCTCCTCAGTCAAGCTATTCTTTATGTTGTGACTAGATGTCTCTGCTGCGGTAAAGGTCTTGTTTCCGGTTGCTCCACTACTTGTGCGGTTATCTTCTTCGTTCTCTCATG GCTTGGTTTTTTGGGAGCAGAGGCGTGCTTGTTAGCAGGGTCTGCGCGGAATGCATACCACACAAAATACCAAGGGTATTTTACAAAGCATGACTTGTCTTGCGCCACTCTTCGCAAGGGTGTGTTTGCTGCTGGGGCTGCCTTGACCTTGTTCTCTATGGTGGTTTCCATTTTGTACTATTGGGCACACTCTAAGGCTGATACTGGCTTCTGGGAGAAGCACCAAAATGAAGGTATTGGATTGGCCACACAGAATCATGGTCCTGAATCTGATAAGCCCTGA